Proteins found in one Crassostrea angulata isolate pt1a10 chromosome 3, ASM2561291v2, whole genome shotgun sequence genomic segment:
- the LOC128177990 gene encoding uncharacterized protein LOC128177990 produces MEAVNSTRMSMDNSTQKLMGNATERTQSVLQDGYDLPVYGLDTGWFLYIHVPALCCIFLSLFCASAVIIASFRSQTRPFFSWMRSERFVVYLSMCDALFNVTHSMDHLQMVITKDHVYPEELCEFYSFFIGEFVSAQLLMTNVAAINAFGLIYLQKQFKLGKYDWKLLLYTFGVPFVLSVCAVNFGYYGPSGSYCYFDGVKGAFANIFFTTVPMTVVLVINVVLYVMTWWKIRTESKRIKTMLGNEAQTIRASHKAAKLMSLFVTAFFVQWWALGIISVWQNFAVVPQQFFTVVVMFTNLGGVLNGIVYIIIKRRRDRNYSSKPLKSSSQMSADSGISNSTTNVSVIDTQI; encoded by the exons ATGGAGGCGGTGAATTCGACACGCATGTCGATGGACAACTCTACACAAAAGTTGATGGGCAACGCCACAGAAAGGACCCAGTCCGTTTTACAGGACGGGTACGACCTGCCTGTGTACGGCCTGGACACGGGCTGGTTCCTTTATATCCACGTCCCTGCCCTTTGCTGTATCTTTTTGAGCCTGTTCTGCGCCTCTGCTGTTATCATAGCGTCCTTTCGGAGCCAAACACGACCTTTTTTCAGCTGGATGAGAAGCGAacgttttgtagtttatttgtcGATGTGTGACGCACTGTTTAATGTGACACATAGCATGGACCATCTTCAGATGGTCATCACCAAAGATCACGTGTATCCGGAAGAGTTGTGCGAATTCTACTCCTTCTTTATCGGGGAATTTGTCTCTGCTCAACTCCTGATGACGAATGTAGCGGCCATAAACGCATTTGGACTTATCTACCTACAAAAGCAGTTTAAACTTGGCAAATATGACTGGAAGCTTCTTTTGTATACCTTTGGCGTACCTTTCGTGTTGTCAGTATGTGCCGTGAATTTCGGATATTACGGACCATCTGGATCTTA TTGCTATTTCGACGGAGTCAAAGGAGCCTTTGCCAACATTTTCTTCACGACTGTTCCAATGACAGTGGTTCTGGTTATAAACGTGGTACTATACGTGATGACATGGTGGAAAATCCGCACAGAGTCGAAGCGAATCAAAACCATGCTTGGAAACGAGGCTCAAACTATCCGCGCGTCCCACAAAGCGGCAAAACTGATGAGTCTGTTTGTGACAGCTTTTTTCGTTCAGTGGTGGGCCCTGGGCATCATCAGTGTTTGGCAAAACTTTGCAGTGGTCCCTCAGCAGTTCTTTACCGTTGTGGTCATGTTCACCAACCTTGGTGGTGTATTGAATGGGATTGTGTATATCATCATCAAAAGAAGGAGAGATCGCAATTATAGCTCTAAGCCCCTCAAAAGTTCCAGTCAAATGTCCGCGGATTCTGGAATCAGTAACAGTACCACCAATGTGTCCGTCATAGACACACAGATCTAA